A single window of Deinococcus sp. KSM4-11 DNA harbors:
- a CDS encoding carbon-nitrogen hydrolase family protein — protein MTVIRVAVAAYPVEFHPDWAAYEAKVERWMQDAAGQGATLLVFPEYGALELVSLLPPELHHDVLGMRPELQALLPAFLALHTRLARQHGVCLVAASFPVAHADGFVNRAYVIGPDGAVSWQDKLMMTRFEAEEWHIMPGHGVRVFDLGGVKFGIAICYDSEFPPLARTLAEAGAELLIVPSFTGSRRGYTRVRVGSMARALEGQLYALHAPLIADAMWSYAVEDAHGMAAIYAPSDDGLPEDGVVAQGAWNGTGWLVHDLDLGLTRNVRVDGHVLNWRDRVAAQERPTTPETVILAMPDRVRG, from the coding sequence ATGACGGTCATCCGAGTGGCAGTGGCAGCGTACCCGGTGGAGTTCCACCCGGACTGGGCCGCGTACGAGGCGAAAGTGGAGCGGTGGATGCAGGACGCCGCCGGCCAGGGCGCGACCCTGCTGGTCTTCCCGGAGTACGGAGCGCTGGAACTCGTCAGCCTGCTGCCGCCGGAACTGCACCACGACGTCCTGGGCATGCGGCCCGAGTTGCAGGCCCTGCTGCCCGCGTTCCTGGCGCTCCACACCCGTCTGGCCCGGCAGCACGGCGTGTGCCTCGTGGCCGCGAGTTTCCCGGTCGCGCACGCGGACGGTTTCGTGAACCGTGCGTACGTGATCGGCCCGGACGGCGCGGTCTCCTGGCAGGACAAACTGATGATGACCCGCTTCGAGGCCGAGGAATGGCACATCATGCCTGGCCACGGGGTGCGCGTGTTCGACCTGGGTGGTGTGAAGTTCGGAATCGCCATCTGCTACGACAGTGAATTCCCGCCGCTCGCCCGCACGCTCGCGGAGGCAGGCGCGGAGCTGCTGATCGTGCCCTCGTTCACCGGTTCGCGGCGCGGCTACACCCGCGTGCGGGTGGGCAGCATGGCCCGTGCCCTGGAGGGCCAGCTGTACGCCCTGCACGCTCCGCTGATCGCGGACGCCATGTGGAGCTACGCCGTCGAGGACGCGCACGGCATGGCGGCCATCTACGCGCCGTCGGACGATGGACTGCCGGAGGATGGCGTGGTCGCCCAGGGTGCGTGGAACGGAACCGGCTGGCTGGTGCACGACCTCGACCTGGGCCTCACCCGGAACGTGCGCGTGGATGGGCATGTCCTGAACTGGCGGGATCGGGTGGCCGCCCAGGAACGCCCCACCACGCCCGAGACGGTCATCCTGGCGATGCCCGACCGCGTCCGTGGCTGA
- a CDS encoding PilT/PilU family type 4a pilus ATPase, with translation MSVLNSVLTAIVKDGASDIHLRTGSAPAGRVDGEIKRYGDARLSPEHVEGFAREMMTAAMWQHFETKREADFAYGIASLARFRVNAYYQRGTIGLIMRVIEDKPIPSFADLGLPQDTFEALAHHERGLVLVTGPTGSGKTTTLASILNHINATQPVNIVTLEDPIEVLHRDQMAMVSQRELGMDTLSFANGLRASMRQDPDIILIGEMRDKETVEAALSAAQTGHLVFSTLHTQDAVRTVNRIIDFFAPHERDQIRLGLSESIVGIVSQRLLPRAGGGRVLGMEILLGTPTVRECIKDSERTEEIKQALLEGGSRGMHTFDQHLAELVAAGKMTAEDAMASATSPHELKIMMMRAQFA, from the coding sequence ATGAGTGTCCTGAACAGCGTATTGACGGCGATCGTGAAAGACGGCGCGAGCGACATCCACCTGCGGACCGGAAGCGCCCCGGCCGGGCGGGTGGACGGCGAGATCAAGCGGTACGGCGACGCCCGCCTGAGCCCCGAGCATGTGGAGGGCTTCGCCCGCGAGATGATGACGGCCGCCATGTGGCAGCACTTCGAAACCAAACGCGAGGCGGACTTCGCGTATGGCATTGCCAGCCTGGCGCGCTTCCGCGTGAACGCCTACTACCAGCGCGGCACGATCGGCCTGATCATGCGCGTCATCGAGGACAAGCCCATTCCGTCGTTCGCGGATCTGGGCCTGCCGCAGGACACCTTCGAAGCGCTCGCTCACCATGAGCGCGGTCTGGTGCTGGTGACCGGCCCGACCGGCAGCGGCAAGACCACCACGCTAGCCAGCATCCTGAACCACATCAACGCCACGCAGCCCGTGAACATCGTGACGCTCGAAGACCCGATCGAGGTGCTGCACCGCGACCAGATGGCCATGGTCAGCCAGCGCGAACTGGGCATGGATACCCTGAGCTTCGCGAACGGCCTGCGCGCCAGCATGCGCCAGGACCCGGACATCATCCTGATCGGCGAGATGCGCGACAAGGAGACGGTCGAGGCCGCGCTCTCGGCCGCGCAGACGGGCCACCTGGTGTTCAGTACACTGCACACCCAGGACGCCGTCCGGACCGTGAACCGCATCATCGATTTCTTCGCGCCGCACGAACGCGACCAGATCCGCCTGGGCCTCTCGGAGAGCATCGTAGGCATCGTCAGCCAGCGCCTGCTGCCCCGCGCCGGCGGTGGCCGGGTGCTGGGCATGGAGATCCTGCTGGGCACGCCCACCGTGCGCGAGTGCATCAAGGACTCCGAACGCACCGAGGAGATCAAGCAGGCCCTGCTGGAGGGCGGATCACGCGGCATGCACACCTTCGACCAGCACCTCGCGGAACTGGTGGCGGCGGGCAAGATGACGGCCGAGGACGCCATGGCCTCCGCGACCAGCCCGCACGAACTGAAGATCATGATGATGCGCGCCCAGTTCGCGTAA
- the purE gene encoding 5-(carboxyamino)imidazole ribonucleotide mutase, which translates to MGVVMGSRSDFETMQGALDLLRDLGIAYEVRVLSAHRTPGLLATYGARAERLNFACLIAGAGGAAHLPGMLAAFTRVPVLGVPVQSRALSGQDSLLSIVQMPAGIPVATFAIGVAGAKNAALFAAAILATTDSSVRAALDTFRQRQTQAVLDEPHFDGHPQAGTE; encoded by the coding sequence GTGGGCGTGGTGATGGGCAGCCGCAGCGACTTCGAGACCATGCAGGGCGCCCTTGACCTCCTGCGCGACCTGGGTATCGCCTACGAGGTGAGGGTGCTGTCCGCCCACCGTACGCCGGGCCTGCTCGCCACCTACGGCGCGCGGGCCGAGCGGCTGAACTTCGCGTGCCTCATCGCAGGAGCGGGGGGCGCGGCGCACCTGCCGGGCATGCTGGCGGCGTTCACGCGTGTGCCAGTGCTGGGCGTGCCGGTGCAGTCCCGCGCCCTGAGCGGCCAGGACAGCCTGCTGAGCATCGTGCAGATGCCCGCCGGGATTCCGGTGGCCACCTTCGCCATCGGTGTGGCCGGTGCGAAGAACGCTGCCCTGTTCGCCGCCGCTATCCTCGCCACCACCGATTCCAGCGTCCGAGCGGCCCTTGACACCTTCCGGCAGCGCCAAACACAGGCCGTGCTGGACGAGCCCCACTTCGACGGCCACCCGCAGGCGGGGACCGAATGA
- the purK gene encoding 5-(carboxyamino)imidazole ribonucleotide synthase has translation MTPSSPGFLPSAHLGILGGGQLAQMLALAAQPLGVRVTVLEPDAQAPARLCADHLHAPYTDAAGLDTLATCDAVTLEFENVPVAALDALRGRVPVRPGASLLARSKHRAREKEALRAAGAQTAPFVTIEQETDLDGALERVGGLGILKTSELGYDGKGQARVTSDAELREAWRAMTSVPCVLEGLVAFEREVSLGVARTPGGQVAFGPLVENVHRGGILRTSVFPADVPAGVERAAREQARAVADAWALEGLMTLEFFQLPGGTLLVNEVAPRVHNSGHLTQDGGGVSQFEAQVRAVLAWPLTDWRPLHPSAMVNVVGVAGPDGSALEPDWSGIDALEGTRVHLYHKAWRAGRKLGHVNLVAPEMATLRARLAQLEALIP, from the coding sequence ATGACCCCCTCCAGTCCCGGTTTCCTGCCCTCAGCGCACCTCGGCATCCTGGGGGGCGGGCAGCTCGCGCAGATGCTCGCGCTGGCCGCCCAGCCGCTGGGCGTGCGTGTGACCGTGCTGGAACCCGACGCCCAGGCCCCGGCCCGGCTGTGTGCCGACCATCTCCACGCGCCGTACACGGACGCCGCCGGTCTAGACACCCTGGCCACCTGCGACGCCGTGACGCTGGAGTTCGAGAACGTGCCCGTGGCGGCCCTGGACGCCCTGCGTGGCCGCGTCCCGGTCCGTCCGGGCGCGTCTCTCCTGGCCCGCAGCAAGCACCGTGCCCGCGAGAAAGAAGCCCTGCGTGCGGCCGGAGCGCAGACGGCGCCCTTCGTGACCATCGAGCAGGAGACCGACCTGGACGGCGCGCTGGAACGCGTGGGCGGCCTGGGCATTCTGAAGACCAGTGAACTCGGGTACGACGGCAAGGGCCAGGCCCGCGTGACCTCGGACGCCGAACTGCGGGAGGCGTGGCGGGCCATGACGTCCGTGCCCTGCGTGCTGGAGGGTCTGGTGGCCTTCGAGCGGGAGGTCAGCCTGGGGGTGGCCCGCACGCCCGGCGGCCAAGTGGCGTTCGGGCCGCTGGTAGAGAACGTGCACAGAGGCGGCATCCTGCGCACCAGCGTCTTTCCGGCGGACGTGCCGGCCGGAGTGGAGCGCGCGGCCCGCGAGCAGGCCCGCGCCGTGGCCGATGCCTGGGCGCTGGAGGGCCTGATGACGCTGGAGTTCTTCCAGCTTCCCGGCGGTACGCTGCTGGTGAACGAGGTCGCGCCGCGCGTCCACAACAGCGGGCACCTCACGCAGGACGGCGGCGGGGTCAGTCAGTTCGAGGCGCAGGTGCGCGCCGTGCTGGCCTGGCCGCTGACCGACTGGCGGCCCCTGCACCCCAGCGCGATGGTGAACGTGGTCGGCGTGGCCGGGCCGGACGGGAGCGCGCTGGAGCCCGACTGGTCGGGCATCGATGCGCTGGAGGGGACCCGCGTCCACCTGTACCACAAGGCGTGGCGGGCGGGGCGCAAGCTCGGGCATGTCAACCTCGTCGCGCCGGAGATGGCCACGCTGCGCGCCCGGCTCGCGCAGCTTGAGGCGCTGATTCCCTGA
- a CDS encoding DinB family protein, translating to MDDATKHIVWQQCAAALGMLEHAVRACPDDLWHDPAEPRFAVLVWHCLDALDRYLERVVTDFPSPEPFTSLSAAPVPLTQVPTYGRDDLLLYLAHGRRKAGAALELVGTDHPQATLAFELLVYNTRHIQHHTGQLYLILRQRGGSVPPWIGK from the coding sequence ATGGATGACGCCACGAAGCACATCGTCTGGCAGCAGTGCGCCGCGGCGCTGGGCATGCTGGAGCACGCGGTGCGGGCCTGTCCGGACGACCTGTGGCACGACCCGGCCGAGCCTCGATTCGCAGTGCTGGTGTGGCACTGCCTGGACGCGCTCGACCGCTACCTGGAGCGCGTGGTGACTGATTTCCCCTCGCCGGAGCCGTTCACGTCCCTCTCCGCCGCGCCCGTCCCGCTGACCCAGGTGCCCACCTACGGACGCGATGACCTGCTGCTCTACCTGGCGCATGGCCGCCGCAAGGCCGGGGCCGCGCTGGAACTGGTGGGCACGGATCATCCGCAGGCGACGCTGGCCTTCGAGCTGCTGGTGTACAACACCCGCCACATCCAGCACCACACCGGACAGCTGTATCTGATCCTGAGGCAGAGGGGTGGCTCGGTGCCGCCTTGGATCGGGAAGTAA
- a CDS encoding VanW family protein produces the protein MKRLLLSLLTCSLVSAAHGQAPFKLILTASEHKIQKGEVTTATIVKSWVLPAAGIRVSRKFGKVSSTLTPVLAQIAKAVNARRPLPATFRNVGGAWVATEQTGWIFDRDGTKANLLKALAGGRGSAPVAYKRVEPRRRVTVLAQRGVRWHVSTGTSSYRGSPDFRVKNVLVGAGKLDNFFIAPGHEFNFNREVGQIDASTGFVKGFVISGGTLAKEDGGGICQVSTTIFRALYGAGLPIVERHEHSHRVEYYDPVGFEATVYAPYKNLRMKNDTGQYLFVQAAWDTRARTLRFDVFGANTGRKVSVGRPVVTAFEAPARPTYTPDVRVATGGRRLLDTPMQGMTSVITRTIRMGGKVVGTDTLKSTYNPWGAVYGVPPGDRRLN, from the coding sequence GTGAAGCGTCTCCTGCTGTCCCTCCTGACCTGCTCGCTGGTGAGCGCCGCGCATGGCCAGGCTCCCTTCAAACTCATCCTGACGGCCAGCGAACACAAGATCCAGAAGGGCGAGGTCACCACTGCGACCATCGTCAAATCGTGGGTGCTGCCCGCAGCGGGGATCAGGGTTAGCCGGAAGTTCGGCAAGGTCAGTTCCACCCTGACGCCCGTGCTGGCGCAGATCGCGAAGGCTGTCAATGCCCGTAGGCCCCTTCCCGCCACCTTCAGGAACGTCGGCGGGGCGTGGGTCGCCACCGAACAGACCGGCTGGATCTTCGACCGGGACGGCACCAAGGCGAACCTCTTGAAGGCCCTCGCAGGGGGCAGGGGCAGCGCGCCGGTCGCGTACAAGCGCGTCGAGCCCCGGCGCCGCGTGACCGTGCTCGCGCAGCGCGGCGTGCGGTGGCACGTCTCGACTGGAACCAGCTCCTACCGGGGCAGTCCGGACTTCCGCGTGAAGAACGTCCTGGTCGGTGCGGGCAAGCTCGACAACTTCTTCATCGCGCCCGGCCACGAGTTCAACTTCAACCGGGAGGTCGGGCAGATCGACGCCAGCACCGGCTTCGTGAAGGGCTTTGTGATCAGCGGCGGCACGCTCGCGAAAGAGGACGGCGGCGGCATCTGCCAGGTCAGCACGACCATCTTCCGGGCGCTGTACGGCGCGGGCCTGCCCATCGTGGAGCGCCACGAGCACAGCCACCGCGTGGAGTACTACGACCCCGTGGGCTTCGAGGCGACCGTGTACGCCCCGTACAAGAACCTGCGCATGAAGAACGACACCGGCCAGTACCTGTTCGTTCAGGCCGCGTGGGATACCAGGGCCCGGACCCTGCGCTTCGACGTGTTCGGCGCGAATACCGGCCGCAAGGTGAGTGTCGGTCGGCCGGTCGTCACGGCCTTCGAGGCGCCTGCCCGCCCCACTTACACGCCGGACGTCCGCGTGGCCACCGGGGGCCGCCGCCTGCTCGACACGCCCATGCAGGGTATGACCAGCGTCATCACCCGCACCATCAGGATGGGGGGGAAAGTCGTGGGCACCGACACGCTGAAAAGCACGTACAACCCGTGGGGAGCGGTGTACGGCGTGCCCCCTGGAGACCGTCGCCTGAACTGA
- a CDS encoding DinB family protein, with the protein MTSSRSKLLVPTILTVAGVGVAAGAAYLARQRKGDVKDFVVARVLEAPAGRSSYTDLAQSLERAGNHLAGRAARASDTPANREVLAHIITIERWGQNRLRVALGERPFVKDESPAYRPPATLSMDELRGLLSSTRAGTVELTRNLHRHPPQDDVTVEHNSLGPLTAKAWLRYLTQHADLESRRLRGGQETHSVPERAAS; encoded by the coding sequence ATGACGTCCTCCCGCAGCAAACTCTTGGTGCCTACCATCCTGACGGTCGCGGGGGTCGGCGTGGCGGCCGGCGCGGCCTACCTCGCCCGGCAGCGCAAGGGCGACGTGAAGGATTTCGTGGTGGCGCGCGTCCTGGAAGCGCCCGCCGGCCGCAGCTCGTACACGGACCTCGCGCAGAGCTTGGAACGCGCCGGGAACCACCTCGCGGGCCGGGCCGCGCGGGCCTCGGACACGCCTGCCAACCGCGAGGTGCTCGCGCACATCATCACCATCGAACGCTGGGGGCAGAACCGCCTGCGGGTGGCCTTGGGCGAGCGGCCATTCGTGAAAGACGAGTCTCCGGCCTACCGCCCCCCTGCCACCCTGAGCATGGATGAACTGCGGGGGCTGCTGTCCAGCACGCGGGCGGGGACGGTCGAGCTGACCCGGAACCTGCACCGGCACCCGCCGCAGGACGACGTGACCGTCGAGCACAACAGTCTGGGGCCACTGACCGCGAAGGCGTGGCTGCGCTACCTGACGCAGCACGCGGATCTGGAAAGCCGCCGGCTGCGGGGTGGACAGGAAACCCACAGCGTGCCGGAACGCGCCGCGTCCTGA
- a CDS encoding 5-formyltetrahydrofolate cyclo-ligase, giving the protein MTVAPAPSPPLLPHPPVTAGAYREQVWTALLRAHACGYPLPPHGHHPNFKGARPAAQALLTHPDVAALRVLIVGPERALQPLRKLALQAGVILYVPHQKKEGWYWRLTDPAGARLSAMPHVGEAVRRPEGAQGAVIACVAVDDAGQRLGKGFGWAARGLKLGLPEFTLAHPLMMTPVLPCAADSRVALIGTPGGVIGVRTPAPDSEP; this is encoded by the coding sequence ATGACCGTGGCGCCGGCCCCGTCTCCCCCGCTCCTGCCGCACCCTCCCGTGACGGCCGGTGCGTACCGCGAGCAGGTGTGGACGGCCCTGCTGCGTGCCCATGCCTGCGGCTATCCGCTGCCTCCACACGGCCACCACCCGAACTTCAAGGGCGCACGCCCCGCCGCACAGGCCCTGCTGACCCACCCGGACGTGGCGGCCCTGCGGGTGCTGATCGTGGGGCCGGAACGTGCCCTCCAGCCGCTGCGGAAGCTGGCCCTGCAGGCGGGCGTGATCCTGTACGTGCCGCACCAGAAGAAAGAAGGCTGGTACTGGCGGCTCACGGATCCGGCGGGCGCGCGGCTCTCGGCCATGCCGCACGTGGGCGAGGCCGTCCGCCGCCCCGAGGGCGCCCAGGGAGCCGTGATCGCCTGCGTGGCCGTGGACGATGCCGGACAGCGCCTCGGCAAGGGCTTCGGCTGGGCAGCGCGCGGCCTGAAGCTGGGCCTCCCGGAGTTCACGCTGGCCCACCCGCTGATGATGACGCCGGTTCTGCCCTGCGCGGCGGACTCGCGGGTGGCGCTGATCGGGACGCCCGGCGGGGTGATCGGAGTGCGAACGCCCGCGCCCGACTCGGAACCCTGA
- the argB gene encoding acetylglutamate kinase, translated as MIVKYGGNAMKSLELRRAVASEIAALRSEMPVVVVHGGGPVIERELAARGVTSGFRGGLRVTTPEAMDIVEMALCQLNKQLSQDVGQAVGLMGRDSGLLRAEVLDPELGRVGRVTGVNADLLRTLLGAGITPVLGCIAVGPDGDALNVNADTAAGAVAGALHEGIVFLTDVDGVYRAFPDPASRAATLTRAEAEGGIAAGWIAGGMIPKVQAALDALDRGAPFATIASGMTAGVLAAAARGEAGTRLIP; from the coding sequence ATGATCGTGAAGTACGGTGGCAACGCCATGAAAAGCCTTGAGTTGCGGCGCGCGGTCGCCTCGGAGATCGCCGCGCTGCGGTCGGAGATGCCGGTCGTGGTCGTGCACGGGGGCGGGCCGGTGATCGAGCGCGAACTCGCCGCGCGTGGCGTGACCAGCGGCTTCCGGGGCGGCCTGCGCGTGACCACGCCGGAAGCGATGGACATCGTGGAGATGGCCCTGTGTCAGCTGAACAAGCAGCTGTCCCAGGACGTGGGGCAGGCGGTCGGACTGATGGGCCGGGACAGCGGCCTGCTGCGCGCCGAGGTGCTCGACCCGGAGCTGGGCCGGGTGGGGCGCGTGACCGGCGTGAACGCCGACCTGCTGCGCACCCTGCTGGGGGCCGGGATCACGCCGGTCCTGGGGTGCATTGCCGTGGGGCCGGACGGGGACGCCCTGAACGTGAACGCCGACACGGCCGCCGGCGCGGTCGCGGGCGCGTTGCACGAGGGCATCGTGTTCCTGACCGATGTGGACGGCGTCTACCGCGCGTTCCCCGACCCGGCCAGCCGCGCAGCCACCCTAACGCGCGCCGAGGCCGAGGGCGGCATCGCGGCGGGCTGGATTGCGGGCGGCATGATCCCCAAGGTGCAGGCCGCGCTGGATGCGCTCGACCGGGGAGCGCCGTTTGCCACCATCGCCAGCGGCATGACGGCGGGCGTGCTCGCCGCCGCCGCCCGCGGCGAAGCGGGAACGCGCCTCATTCCCTGA
- a CDS encoding GNAT family N-acetyltransferase codes for MSVRPLTAADAAAYREVRLAALRADPPAFLTTADEFAARPLDEVAARLHPNAQAVTLGAFVDGTLVGLLTLAREEAAIMAHRVNVYGVSVAPAARGRGVGDALVRAAIQHAETWPGVTILVLAVMDTQAAARRLYERHGFRVWGRQPDAVRRDGQVLAEDWMSRPI; via the coding sequence GTGAGCGTCCGCCCCCTGACCGCTGCCGACGCTGCCGCGTACCGCGAGGTGCGTCTGGCTGCCCTACGCGCCGACCCGCCCGCCTTCCTGACCACTGCCGACGAGTTCGCGGCCAGGCCACTTGACGAGGTGGCGGCCCGCTTGCACCCCAACGCGCAGGCCGTGACCCTCGGTGCATTCGTGGACGGTACGCTGGTCGGCCTGCTGACCCTGGCGCGCGAGGAGGCCGCGATCATGGCGCACCGCGTGAACGTGTACGGCGTGTCGGTCGCGCCCGCCGCCCGTGGGCGCGGTGTGGGGGACGCGCTGGTGCGCGCCGCCATCCAGCACGCGGAAACATGGCCCGGCGTGACCATCCTCGTCCTCGCCGTCATGGACACCCAGGCGGCGGCCCGGCGGCTGTACGAACGCCACGGCTTCCGCGTGTGGGGACGGCAGCCGGACGCCGTGCGCCGGGACGGTCAGGTGCTGGCCGAGGACTGGATGTCGCGGCCTATCTGA
- a CDS encoding Mur ligase family protein codes for MTDAPVPSSSPDYGWLYARTRSGRERGPAGARALLDTLGRPDAAFRSVRVIGTNGKGSTCAMLEAGLIAAGLRTGRFTSPHLHEYEERIRLQGVNLDASRTAAFITWAQAHVPDAAFFDLTLALACSAFAENRVEIAVMEAGVGGLSDATQALTNVAAVAITNVDLDHMGVLGTTVEAIARDKAGAARAGVPLLTTATGRALEVIRDVATAAGAPLFTPDTHPELFSLPRPPALVGPHQLQNAALAVATLRTLGYAGGVDGALLATHPARLERFTVSGRTVLVDGAHNPHATRALAAAVPRADVLLFGNLARKDTAATLAPLLTLAPVRVYTSPGDLATPPADLAATFGGEAVPEPRAALARALALTPAGGTLLVAGSLYLAGTVRAELSRRSSDS; via the coding sequence GTGACGGACGCGCCCGTACCCTCCTCTTCTCCCGATTACGGCTGGCTGTATGCCCGCACGCGCTCCGGGCGGGAGCGGGGGCCGGCAGGCGCGCGGGCGCTGCTCGACACGCTCGGTCGGCCAGACGCGGCGTTCCGGAGTGTCCGCGTGATCGGCACGAACGGCAAGGGCAGCACCTGCGCCATGCTGGAGGCCGGACTGATCGCCGCCGGCCTGCGTACCGGACGCTTCACCAGCCCGCACCTGCACGAGTACGAGGAGCGCATCCGCCTCCAGGGCGTGAATCTGGACGCCTCCCGGACGGCGGCCTTCATCACCTGGGCGCAGGCACACGTGCCGGACGCGGCGTTCTTCGACCTCACGCTGGCCCTGGCCTGCTCGGCCTTCGCGGAGAACCGGGTCGAGATCGCGGTGATGGAGGCGGGCGTGGGTGGCCTGAGCGACGCCACGCAGGCCCTGACGAACGTGGCGGCCGTGGCAATCACGAACGTGGATCTGGATCACATGGGGGTGCTGGGAACCACGGTGGAAGCCATCGCACGGGACAAGGCTGGAGCAGCGCGCGCGGGCGTCCCCCTGCTGACCACCGCCACGGGCCGCGCGCTGGAGGTCATCCGCGACGTCGCCACGGCGGCCGGGGCTCCCCTGTTCACCCCTGACACGCATCCGGAACTCTTCAGCTTGCCCCGGCCGCCCGCCCTGGTTGGGCCGCACCAGCTCCAGAATGCCGCGCTGGCCGTGGCGACCCTCCGGACGCTGGGGTACGCGGGCGGGGTAGATGGCGCGCTGTTGGCCACCCACCCCGCCCGACTGGAACGCTTCACGGTGAGCGGCCGCACCGTGCTGGTGGACGGCGCGCACAACCCACACGCCACCCGCGCCCTGGCCGCCGCCGTGCCCCGCGCGGACGTGCTGCTGTTCGGAAACCTGGCCCGCAAGGACACGGCCGCGACCCTGGCCCCCCTGCTGACCCTGGCGCCCGTGCGCGTCTACACGTCGCCCGGCGATCTGGCTACCCCGCCCGCCGATCTGGCGGCCACGTTCGGTGGCGAGGCCGTGCCTGAACCCAGGGCCGCCCTGGCCCGTGCGCTGGCCCTCACCCCGGCGGGAGGCACGTTGCTGGTCGCGGGGAGCCTGTATCTGGCGGGCAC
- a CDS encoding GNAT family N-acetyltransferase has protein sequence MSVPDSAFQSRAVRALTLLHEDALRDFLPVWRAAREANVALPETTDEPYRSLEHLLVHVLECAGWYLTSLAEHLTLPRPALPPLPEPAQAAGNAEMYVDALLPVWRRTLQSVRNADLEPEVTLPGLPSWLGALLEHAAMHPQRHAFQLRELIRAQAPPHPRPAPHLPTEFRTARLLLRAPRPDDAQAQVDAVNASLPELRRWMVWAQEPQTLEGARENLAQAAEAYARRENLRLLVWNAAGTELLGSTGYHSLDWRVPKGEIGYWIATAHTGHGYAQEVAEFLTNYALTDLGFRRVEIRCDARNARSARIPRALDYTLDARLVNDDVAADEPARLRDTLIFSRTR, from the coding sequence ATGAGCGTTCCGGACTCCGCCTTCCAGTCCCGCGCGGTGCGCGCCCTGACCCTCCTGCATGAGGACGCCCTCCGGGATTTTCTGCCGGTGTGGAGGGCGGCGAGGGAGGCCAACGTCGCCCTGCCGGAGACGACCGACGAACCGTACCGTTCGCTGGAGCATCTGCTGGTGCATGTCCTGGAGTGTGCCGGGTGGTACCTCACCAGCCTGGCCGAGCACCTGACGCTGCCTAGGCCTGCGCTTCCACCCCTGCCGGAGCCCGCTCAGGCCGCCGGAAACGCAGAAATGTATGTCGACGCCCTCCTGCCTGTCTGGCGGCGCACGCTTCAGTCCGTGCGGAACGCCGATCTGGAACCCGAGGTGACCCTTCCGGGCCTGCCCTCCTGGCTGGGTGCCCTGCTGGAACACGCGGCCATGCACCCCCAGCGGCACGCCTTCCAGCTGCGCGAGCTGATCCGCGCTCAGGCCCCACCACACCCCAGGCCCGCGCCCCACCTGCCCACGGAGTTCCGTACCGCGCGCCTGCTGCTGCGCGCTCCCCGACCGGACGACGCGCAGGCGCAGGTGGACGCCGTGAACGCCAGCCTGCCGGAACTGCGCCGCTGGATGGTCTGGGCGCAGGAACCGCAGACGCTGGAGGGTGCGCGGGAGAACCTCGCGCAGGCGGCTGAGGCGTACGCGCGGCGTGAGAATCTGCGGCTGCTGGTGTGGAACGCCGCCGGCACGGAACTGCTGGGTTCCACCGGCTACCACTCGCTGGACTGGCGCGTGCCCAAAGGGGAGATCGGGTACTGGATCGCCACGGCGCACACTGGGCACGGCTACGCCCAGGAGGTCGCGGAATTCCTGACCAACTATGCCCTGACCGACCTGGGCTTCCGGCGCGTCGAGATCCGCTGCGACGCACGGAACGCGCGCAGCGCCCGTATTCCCCGCGCGCTCGACTACACCCTGGATGCCCGCCTCGTGAACGACGACGTGGCTGCCGACGAGCCCGCACGTCTGCGCGACACGCTGATCTTCAGCCGGACACGCTGA